A window from Canis lupus baileyi chromosome 4, mCanLup2.hap1, whole genome shotgun sequence encodes these proteins:
- the DOK3 gene encoding docking protein 3: MEPLETPIKDGILYQQHVKFGKKSWRKVWGLLYAGGPSGVARLESWDVRDGGLGPAGDRSAGPCRRGERRVIRLADCVSVLPADGESCPKDTGAFLLTTTERSHLLAAQHRQEWMGPICQLAFQGTGECSSGPGEVEASKRGLVPMEENSIYSSWQEVGEFPVVVQRTEAATRCQLKGPHLLVLGQDAIQLREPSNPQALYTWPYHFLRKFGSDKGMFSFEAGRRCDSGEGLFAFSSPRALDLCRAVATAIARQRERLPELAGPRPCPLPRAISLPSLDPPGELREVPPGLELQSSRRVRLAEPGPQSLPLLLSPAPQDEPPSGLYASVCKRASGPPSNAEHLYENLGMLEAGPMLPRDRDPEQEGPSHRSPLASPIYHNSEDLGWPGSTQDSSLEAQYRRLLELELGDSDEAGASSRPSVHSGFKAKLVTLLSRERKKGPAPCDRP, encoded by the exons ATGGAGCCTCTGGAGACTCCCATCAAGGACGGCATCCTCTACCAGCAGCACGTCAAGTTCGGCAAG AAGTCCTGGCGGAAGGTATGGGGTCTGCTGTATGCAGGAGGACCATCAGGTGTGGCACGGCTGGAGAGCTGGGATGTCCGGGATGGTGGCCTGGGGCCAGCAGGCGACAGGTCTGCAGGACCCTGCCGGCGTGGGGAACGGCGGGTCATCCGCCTGGCTGACTGCGTGTCTGTGCTGCCTGCTGATGGTGAGAGCTGCCCCAAAGATACTGGTGCCTTCCTGCTCACCACCACAGAGCGAAGCCACTTACTGGCTGCCCAGCATCGCCAGGAATGGATGGGCCCCATCTGCCAGCTGGCCTTCCAG GGCACAGGGGAGTGTTCCTCGGGACCAGGAGAGGTAGAAGCTTCCAAGAGGGGCTTGGTCCCCATGGAAGAGAATTCCATCTACTCCTCCTGGCAGGAAG TGGGTGAGTTTCCAGTGGTGGTGCAGAGGACCGAGGCTGCCACCCGCTGCCAGTTGAAGGGGCCCCACCTCCTAGTGCTAGGCCAAGACGCCATCCAGCTGAGGGAGCCCTCCAACCCCCAGGCCCTCTACACCTGGCCCTACCACTTCCTGCGCAAGTTCGGCTCTGACAAG GGCATGTTCTCCTTTGAAGCTGGACGCCGCTGTGACTCGGGTGAGGGTCTCTTCGCCTTCAGCAGCCCCCGAGCCCTCGACCTGTGCAGGGCTGTGGCCACTGCCATTGCTCGCCAGCGGGAAAGGCTGCCAGAGCTGGCTGGCCCCCGGCCCTGTCCTCTGCCTCGGGccatctccctgccctccctggacCCACCAGGAGAGCTGCGGGAGGTGCCCCCAGGCCTTGAGTTACAAAGCTCCCGCAGGGTGCGCCTGGCTGAGCCCGGCCCCCAGAGCCTGCCCCTACTGCTGAGCCCAGCACCCCAAGATGAGCCACCATCTGGGCTCTATGCATCAGTGTGCAAACGGGCCAGTGGGCCCCCAAGCAATGCCGAGCACCTCTATGAGAACCTAGGCATGCTggaggcaggccccatgctgcCCAGGGATAGGGACCCCGAGCAGGAGGGTCCCAGCCACCGCAGCCCCCTGGCCAGCCCTATCTACCACAACAGTgaggacctgggctggcctggctccACCCAAGACAGCAGCCTGGAGGCCCAGTACCGGCGGCTGCTGGAACTGGAGCTGGGCGACAGTGATGAAGCTGGGGCCTCCAGTCGTCCCAGTGTTCACTCAGGCTTCAAGGCCAAGCTGGTGACGCTGTTGAGCCGAGAGCGGAAAAAGGGCCCTGCCCCCTGTGACCGGCCATGA
- the DDX41 gene encoding probable ATP-dependent RNA helicase DDX41 isoform X1, translating to MEDSEPERKRARTDEVTATGSRSETEDEDDEEYVPYVPLRQRRQLLLQKLLQRRRKGAAEEEQQDSGSEPRGDEDDIPLGPQSNVSLLDQHQHLKEKAEARKESAKEKQLKEEEKILESVAEGRALMSVKEMAKGITYDDPIKTSWTPPRYVLSMSEERHERVRKKYHILVEGDGIPPPIKSFKEMKFPAAILRGLKKKGIHHPTPIQIQGIPTMPVLSNSLSGRDMIGIAFTGSGKTLVFTLPVIMFCLEQEKRLPFSKREGPYGLIICPSRELARQTHGILEYYCRLLQEDSSPLLRCALCIGGMSVKEQMETIRHGVHMMVATPGRLMDLLQKKMVSLDICRYLALDEADRMIDMGFEGDIRTIFSYFKGQRQTLLFSATMPKKIQNFAKSALVKPVTINVGRAGAASLDVIQEVEYVKEEAKMVYLLECLQKTPPPVLIFAEKKADVDAIHEYLLLKGVEAVAIHGGKDQEERTKAIEAFREGKKDVLVATDVASKGLDFPAIQHVINYDMPEEIENYVHRIGRTGRSGNTGIATTFINKACDESVLMDLKALLLEAKQKVPPVLQVLHCGDESMLDIGGERGCAFCGGLGHRITDCPKLEAMQTKQVSNIGRKDYLAHSSMDF from the exons ATGGAGGACTCGGAACCCGAACGGAAG CGGGCTCGCACCGACGAGGTGACTGCTACCGGAAGCCGCTCCGAGACGGAGGATGAAGACGACGAAGAGTACGTGCCTTACGTGCCTTTGCGACAGCGCCGGCAGCTACTG CTCCAGAAGCTACTGCAACGAAGACGCAAAGGAGCTgcggaggaggagcagcaggacagCGGCAGCGAGCCCCGGGGAGATGAGGACGACATCCCACTGGGCCCTCAGTCCAACGTCAGCCTCCTGGATCAGCACCAGCACCTCAAAGAGAAGGCTGAAG CCCGCAAGGAGTCTGCCAAGGAGAAGCAactgaaagaagaggaaaagatcCTGGAAAGTGTGGCTGAGGGCCGAG CCTTGATGTCAGTGAAGGAAATGGCCAAGGGAATCACATACGACGATCCAATCAAAACCAG TTGGACACCGCCCCGTTATGTCCTGAGCATGTCTGAAGAGCGGCATGAACGCGTTCGGAAGAAGTACCACATCCTGGTGGAAGGAGATGGTATCCCACCACCCATTAAGAGCTTCAAGGAAATGAAATTTCCTGCAG CCATCCTGAGAGGCCTGAAGAAGAAAGGCATCCACCATCCAACACCCATTCAGATCCAGGGCATCCCCACCAT GCCTGTTCTCTCCAACAGTCTATCTGGCCGTGACATGATAGGTATCGCCTTCACGGGTTCAGGGAAGACCCTGGTGTTCACATTGCCTGTCATCATGTTCTGCTTGGAACAAGAAAAGAGATTACCTTTCTCCAAGCGTGAAGGGCCCTACGGACTCATCATCTGCCCCTCG CGGGAGCTCGCCCGGCAGACCCATGGTATCCTGGAGTATTACTGCCGCCTACTGCAAGAGGACAGCTCCCCACTCCTGCGCTGCGCTCTTTGCATCGGGGGCATGTCTGTCAAAGAGCAGATGGAAACCATTCGACA TGGTGTGCACATGATGGTGGCCACCCCTGGGCGCCTCATGGATCTGCTGCAGAAGAAGATGGTCAGCCTAGATATCTGCCGCTACCTGGCTCTGGATGAAGCTGACCGCATGATTGACATGGGTTTCGAGGGCGACATCCGCACCATCTTCTCCTACTTCAAG GGCCAGCGTCAGACCCTGCTCTTCAGTGCCACCATGCCTAAGAAAATTCAGAACTTTGCCAAGAGTGCCCTAGTAAAGCCTGTCACAATCAACGTGGGGCGTGCTGGGGCCGCCAGCCTGGATGTCATCCAG GAGGTGGAATATGTCAAGGAAGAGGCCAAGATGGTATACCTGCTTGAGTGCCTACAGAAGACACCCCCACCC GTGCTCATCTTtgcagagaagaaggcagatgtCGATGCCATCCACGAATACCTGCTGCTGAAAGGGGTCGAGGCAGTGGCCATCCATGGGGGCAAAG ACCAGGAGGAACGGACAAAAGCCATCGAGGCATTCCGGGAGGGCAAGAAGGATGTCCTGGTGGCCACAGACGTAGCCTCCAAGGGCCTGGACTTCCCTGCCATCCAGCATGTCATAAATTATGACATGCCTGAGGAGATCGAGAACTACG TGCATCGTATCGGCCGTACCGGGCGCTCAGGAAACACAGGCATCGCAACCACTTTCATCAACAAGGCCTGTG ATGAGTCGGTGCTGATGGACCTCAAAGCCCTGCTGCTGGAGGCTAAGCAGAAGGTGCCTCCTGTGCTACAAGTGCTGCACTGCGGGGATGAGTCCATGCTGGACATTGGAG GAGAGCGTGGCTGTGCCTTTTGTGGGGGCCTGGGCCATCGAATCACTGACTGCCCCAAACTCGAGGCTATGCAGACCAAGCAGGTCAGCAACATCGGCCGCAAGGACTACCTGGCCCACAGCTCCATGGACTTCTGA
- the DDX41 gene encoding probable ATP-dependent RNA helicase DDX41 isoform X2, with protein sequence MEDSEPERKRARTDEVTATGSRSETEDEDDEEYVPYVPLRQRRQLLLQKLLQRRRKGAAEEEQQDSGSEPRGDEDDIPLGPQSNVSLLDQHQHLKEKAEARKESAKEKQLKEEEKILESVAEGRALMSVKEMAKGITYDDPIKTSWTPPRYVLSMSEERHERVRKKYHILVEGDGIPPPIKSFKEMKFPAAILRGLKKKGIHHPTPIQIQGIPTILSGRDMIGIAFTGSGKTLVFTLPVIMFCLEQEKRLPFSKREGPYGLIICPSRELARQTHGILEYYCRLLQEDSSPLLRCALCIGGMSVKEQMETIRHGVHMMVATPGRLMDLLQKKMVSLDICRYLALDEADRMIDMGFEGDIRTIFSYFKGQRQTLLFSATMPKKIQNFAKSALVKPVTINVGRAGAASLDVIQEVEYVKEEAKMVYLLECLQKTPPPVLIFAEKKADVDAIHEYLLLKGVEAVAIHGGKDQEERTKAIEAFREGKKDVLVATDVASKGLDFPAIQHVINYDMPEEIENYVHRIGRTGRSGNTGIATTFINKACDESVLMDLKALLLEAKQKVPPVLQVLHCGDESMLDIGGERGCAFCGGLGHRITDCPKLEAMQTKQVSNIGRKDYLAHSSMDF encoded by the exons ATGGAGGACTCGGAACCCGAACGGAAG CGGGCTCGCACCGACGAGGTGACTGCTACCGGAAGCCGCTCCGAGACGGAGGATGAAGACGACGAAGAGTACGTGCCTTACGTGCCTTTGCGACAGCGCCGGCAGCTACTG CTCCAGAAGCTACTGCAACGAAGACGCAAAGGAGCTgcggaggaggagcagcaggacagCGGCAGCGAGCCCCGGGGAGATGAGGACGACATCCCACTGGGCCCTCAGTCCAACGTCAGCCTCCTGGATCAGCACCAGCACCTCAAAGAGAAGGCTGAAG CCCGCAAGGAGTCTGCCAAGGAGAAGCAactgaaagaagaggaaaagatcCTGGAAAGTGTGGCTGAGGGCCGAG CCTTGATGTCAGTGAAGGAAATGGCCAAGGGAATCACATACGACGATCCAATCAAAACCAG TTGGACACCGCCCCGTTATGTCCTGAGCATGTCTGAAGAGCGGCATGAACGCGTTCGGAAGAAGTACCACATCCTGGTGGAAGGAGATGGTATCCCACCACCCATTAAGAGCTTCAAGGAAATGAAATTTCCTGCAG CCATCCTGAGAGGCCTGAAGAAGAAAGGCATCCACCATCCAACACCCATTCAGATCCAGGGCATCCCCACCAT TCTATCTGGCCGTGACATGATAGGTATCGCCTTCACGGGTTCAGGGAAGACCCTGGTGTTCACATTGCCTGTCATCATGTTCTGCTTGGAACAAGAAAAGAGATTACCTTTCTCCAAGCGTGAAGGGCCCTACGGACTCATCATCTGCCCCTCG CGGGAGCTCGCCCGGCAGACCCATGGTATCCTGGAGTATTACTGCCGCCTACTGCAAGAGGACAGCTCCCCACTCCTGCGCTGCGCTCTTTGCATCGGGGGCATGTCTGTCAAAGAGCAGATGGAAACCATTCGACA TGGTGTGCACATGATGGTGGCCACCCCTGGGCGCCTCATGGATCTGCTGCAGAAGAAGATGGTCAGCCTAGATATCTGCCGCTACCTGGCTCTGGATGAAGCTGACCGCATGATTGACATGGGTTTCGAGGGCGACATCCGCACCATCTTCTCCTACTTCAAG GGCCAGCGTCAGACCCTGCTCTTCAGTGCCACCATGCCTAAGAAAATTCAGAACTTTGCCAAGAGTGCCCTAGTAAAGCCTGTCACAATCAACGTGGGGCGTGCTGGGGCCGCCAGCCTGGATGTCATCCAG GAGGTGGAATATGTCAAGGAAGAGGCCAAGATGGTATACCTGCTTGAGTGCCTACAGAAGACACCCCCACCC GTGCTCATCTTtgcagagaagaaggcagatgtCGATGCCATCCACGAATACCTGCTGCTGAAAGGGGTCGAGGCAGTGGCCATCCATGGGGGCAAAG ACCAGGAGGAACGGACAAAAGCCATCGAGGCATTCCGGGAGGGCAAGAAGGATGTCCTGGTGGCCACAGACGTAGCCTCCAAGGGCCTGGACTTCCCTGCCATCCAGCATGTCATAAATTATGACATGCCTGAGGAGATCGAGAACTACG TGCATCGTATCGGCCGTACCGGGCGCTCAGGAAACACAGGCATCGCAACCACTTTCATCAACAAGGCCTGTG ATGAGTCGGTGCTGATGGACCTCAAAGCCCTGCTGCTGGAGGCTAAGCAGAAGGTGCCTCCTGTGCTACAAGTGCTGCACTGCGGGGATGAGTCCATGCTGGACATTGGAG GAGAGCGTGGCTGTGCCTTTTGTGGGGGCCTGGGCCATCGAATCACTGACTGCCCCAAACTCGAGGCTATGCAGACCAAGCAGGTCAGCAACATCGGCCGCAAGGACTACCTGGCCCACAGCTCCATGGACTTCTGA